GTGATGTGTATCTTTTGACCAATAGAGGCAGCATATGGTGGAATTATAATACCTACTCCTCCATATTCTCCTGGTTCTACGGGCAAGAATGTTTCTTCATTTAATGGATCTAAATAACAACCTCTTTTTACATTACCTAAATCTACTTTTGTATCAGGAGAAAATTCTTTAAATGGTTTTCCATTTATATATACGTTACATACTCTTACAGTTGTACTTCCAACATTTTTAAAATCAATAGCTATGAAGAAAAAATCATTAAAACTCTTTTTACTCCATACATCTATAATTTCTATTTTCTCATTTATCATAAATTTTCCAATAATTCCAGACGACCACGTAATAAAAGCAATTGTAATAACTATACATATTGAAATTAAAATAATTGTAGCTTTTACAACGCTTATCCCTTTTTTATTTTTTAATTTCATATTTCTCTCCTCTTAAAAAGAATATAATACAATAAGAAAGTAATCATAATCACAATAATGAATAAAGATGTTGGAATAGTAAATTGCTCAATCTTAAATTCTCCTTTAGGAATTTCTTTTAATGCTTGAATTGTTTTTGTAGATGTTTGAGATTTTTGAATTGTTTTTGTTCCTAATATTATTGTAGTTTTTCCAATTATCATTATTGTTTTAGGTTCTCCAATTTCTGAACTTTCTTTCACTTTAATTGATGTATATGTTGTGTATGCTTCTTCATAAACTTCAGTTATAGTATATGTAGTTGTAATTGTTGTATATGAAAAACTATAAGTTTTTGTATAAGTAGAAATATCTGTAACAGTAGACCATGCTTTTGTTGTAAGTATCCTTGAAACTTCATATGGAACAAAAGTATTAAGCTTACCATTTACATAAACATGAAACCAATATTCTCCTTCTGGTAATATTCCTAAACTAAAATTGTATTCTTTAATTACAGTTCTTTCAGGAATTTCATCTTCCCATTCTTCTATTCCAATAAGAATTTCAAAAATTTTTTTATCTTCAATTAATATTGGATCTAAACAAAAAATTTCTTTAGGAATTAAATTTGAATGCAATGTAACTTCTAAAATCCATTCTTCTCCATTCCAGAAAAGATATGGATATGTTCTAACTAAAGGAGGAGTATTTTCTCTATTAATTGTAAAATTTTTAATATATGTTTTATTATTAACATTTAAAATAAAAGAATAGTTTCCTTCTTTAAGATAATAATATTTTCCATTTTCAAAAAGATAAAGATCATAACAATTATATAATTTTGAAGAATCATCTTCAGTATAACAATGCCATTCTGAAATTATTCGAAAGTTTTCAACATTTACATTTTCTCCAAATTCTATTGTAACATTTAAATAGAAAGTATTTCCTTCTCTATAAAGTCTACTAGAATGAATACTTGTTACATTAGGTACGGTAAGAATTGTAATACATGCATACCATCCACTATATACATCTGGATGAATTTCAATATTTACATCTAAAATTTTAGAATCATTTTCAATACAATTTATTGGAATAATATTAAAATAAAATGAAATAAAAAATAATAAAATTATAAAAAAAGAAGGAATTTTAATATATTTTAACAAATAAAACCCTCTTTTTTATTATTAATAATATGTAAAAAGATATATAAATTTATAGAAAATAAAATAAAAAACTTAAGATTCTTCATTTTTATTTCTTTTTAAGAAATTATAGAATGATTATTAAGCACCTTTAATTTTTAGATGAATTTTTAAAAGATAAAAACATTGCAGAAGAAATTCTTTATGAGTTTTTTATATTGAAAACAAAATAAAATTTGAAGAAAATTCAAGTAGATATATTATAATTTGGGTTAAAGATTAAATTTATATTTCAATTTCTTCTTTACTTGTTTTAATTCTTTCTTTTATTTTTACAAAATCTATTTCTTTTTTTCTTTCTTCTCTTGTTTTTACTTCCTCATTTTTCTTCAACAATTCTGAATTTTTGATGTTTCTTAAAAAATAAATTTAAGCTTAAATATTTAAAAGAAACTATATTTTTCTTTTCATAAAATCGTTAGGTTGGTATTGATGAGTTTAGAAAGGCCTTCGATTGATGAATATTTTATGGAAATGGCTAAATTAGTTTCTAAAAGGTCTACATGTCTTAGAAGGAAAGTTGGAGCAGTATTAGTTAAAGATAAAAGAGTTTTAGCTACAGGTTATAATGGTGCTCCAAAAGGCTTGCCACATTGTAGTGAAGTAGGATGTATGAGGGAAAAATTGGATATTCCTGCTGGAGAAAGACAAGAATTATGTCGTGGATTGCATGCTGAGCAAAATTGTATAATTCAAGCTGCAGTATTCGGAGTTAGTACTAAAGGAGCAACTCTTTATACTACGCATTTTCCTTGTAGCATTTGTGCTAAAATGATAATAAATGCTGAAATTTCTGAAATAGTTTATGAAGAAGATTATGATGATGAATTAGCAAAAAAACTTTTAAAAGAAGCAAATATAAAAATTAGAAAATATAAAACAAAAGATAATTTTTAAATTTGTTTTTATCTATATATAAATAGAAGGTGTTGGTATGGAAGAATTTAAGCCAAAGCTTGATAAAAGATGGAATATTTCAAAAGAATTAGAATTAATAGAATTATGGGAAAAAGAAGGGATTTATAAATTTGATGAGAATAAAAATGCTCCGGTTTTTTCTATTGACACACCACCCCCGTATGCCTCAGGCCCTTGGCATATTGGTGGTGTGGTACACTACTCTCAAATAGATATGATAGCACGATATAAAAGAATGAAAGGGTATAATGTTTTATTTCCTATGGGAATAGATAGGAATGGTTTGCCAATTGAAGTTGAAGCAGAGAAAAAATTTGGTATAAGTATGGAAAATACTCCAAGAGAAGAATTTATTAAAAAATGTTCAATTTTACTTGATGAAAATACAAAATCTCTTATTGAAACTGCAAGAAGAGTTGGAATGAGTTGTAATAGTTTTTCAAGACAAGATAATTTGTACTATACAGATAGTCCAGAGTATAGAGCAATTACTCAAAAAACTCTTATAGAATGCTGGAAAAAAGGTTTAATTTATCTTGGAAAAAGAGTTTCAAATTGGTGCTCAGATTGCAAAACAACTATTGCAGATGCAGAAGTAGAATATGAAGAAAGAGAAACAATTTTAGTTTATATAAAATTTAAAATAAAACAAACAAATTCAGATTTAATAATTGCTACTACTAGACCAGAATTGCTCGCTTCTTGTAAAGCAATAATTGTTCATCCAGAAGATGAAAGATATAAAAATTTACATGGATTAATAGCTATCGTTCCTATATTTAATGAAGAAGTTCCAATCATTCCTCATCCAGCTGCTAATATTGAATTTGGAACAGGAGCAATGATGGTTTGTTCATTTGGAGATTTATCAGATATTAGATTATTTAGAGAATTAAAACTTAAACCAAAAATAATAATTAATCCAGATGGCACATTGAATGAGAATGCAGGAAAATTTTCTGGATTAAAAATAGAAGAAGCAAGAAATGCAATTATTAAAGAACTTAAAGAGAAAGGATTAATTTTAAAAGAAGAAAAAATGATACATTCCATTCCTGTTTGTTGGAGATCCCATACTCCAATAGAATTTATTGAAATGGAAGAATATTATTTAAAACAATTAGATTTCTTAAATGATTTAAGAAAAATAATAGATGAAATAAAATTTTATCCTCCTGAAAATAAGCAAATTTTAATAAATTGGATAAATTCTATTCAAAGTGATTGGCCAATTAGTAGAAGAAGATTTTATGGTACTGAATTGCCAATATGGTATTGTAAAAATTGTGGAAAAGCAATTTTACCAGAACCTGGTAAATATTATCAACCATGGAAAGAAGATCCGCCTTTTGATAAATGTCCTTATTGTAATTCAAATAAAGGATTTATTGGAGAAACTAGAACTGTTGATACATGGATAGATAGCTCGATTTCTTCACTTTATATTTTAAAATATGGTAAAGATGATGAATTTTTCAAAAATAATCATCCATGTAGCTTAAGACCTCAAGGTAAAGAAATTGTAAGAACTTGGCTTTGGTATAGTTTATTAAGAGTTTATCAATTAACAAATAAACCTGCTTTTAAAGAAATTTGGATTTCAGGCTTAATGATGGATGAAAAAGGAGAAAAAATGTCAAAAAGTAAAGGGAATATTATAGACCCTAATCCATTATTTAAAAAATATGGTGCTTCTGCTATAAGATTATGGGGAGCAGGTGAAGCATCATTAGGAAGTGATTTAAGATTTTCAGAAGAAAGGATTAAAGCTGCTTCAAAATTTATACAAAAAATATGGAATATTGCTAGATTTATTTCTCAATTTCCAATTCCAGAAAAAGAATATAAAATAAATAGTACAGATAAATGGATTCTTGCTGAATTATCCAATTTTATAAGAAAAATTAGTGATGCTTATGAAAAATATGATTTTCAACCAGTTGTTTATGAAGCAAGATCATTTATATGGCATATTTTTGCAGATCATTATTTGGAAATTGTTAAAAAAAGAGCTTATAATAGAAATAAAGAATTTCCATTAGAATTTCAAAAAGGATCTTGGTATACTATGCATACAATTCTAAAAAATATATTACTTACATTAGCTCCTATAGAACCTTTTTCAACTGATGCTATTTGGCGTGTATTATATAGTAAAAGTGAAAGTATTCATATTAATAAATTTCCAGAAATAGATCCTTCATGGGAAAGTGATTTATTAAAATTAACTCAATTAATAATTAATTTTAACTCTACTATATGGAAATATAAAAAGGAAATAAATGTGCCACTTCCAACACCTATTGAAGAAATTTATATTTCTGAATCTTTAGAAAAAATATTACCTAAAGATTTATTTGAAGAAATTATTAAAACACACAATATTAAAAAAATCTCCTTTGGTATTCCTAAAGAAATTGAAAAATATGCCAGCTATCAATTCAAATCTTCTATAAATGGGAAAGAAATGATTTTTGAATTATTTTTTATTAAATAAAAATTTTTGAATTATATATTTATCTTTCCTTCCTGTATATTTTGCTTTTGGATATTCTTCATAAAGCTTTTTCCTATTTGCTTCAAGCATATCTAAAGGTAATTTCATATATTGAGCAGCTGTTTGTACTTTAACATTCAATTCTTCTGCAATATTAAAAATTTTTTCAGCTATTTTTCTCCATTCTATATCTCTTAAAAAATGATGATCTAAAATAAGTGTTTCTAATGGACATTTATAAATAACATTAATTATATTATTAAGAGATTTTTCTAATATATCTTCTTTTAAAAAATTTGGAATATAGGATAATGGACCATCTAATATAATCATGCTTGGTTGATTTTCAATAATGAATGATAATTGTTCT
This genomic window from Nitrososphaerota archaeon contains:
- a CDS encoding cytidine/deoxycytidylate deaminase family protein: MSLERPSIDEYFMEMAKLVSKRSTCLRRKVGAVLVKDKRVLATGYNGAPKGLPHCSEVGCMREKLDIPAGERQELCRGLHAEQNCIIQAAVFGVSTKGATLYTTHFPCSICAKMIINAEISEIVYEEDYDDELAKKLLKEANIKIRKYKTKDNF
- a CDS encoding valine--tRNA ligase: MEEFKPKLDKRWNISKELELIELWEKEGIYKFDENKNAPVFSIDTPPPYASGPWHIGGVVHYSQIDMIARYKRMKGYNVLFPMGIDRNGLPIEVEAEKKFGISMENTPREEFIKKCSILLDENTKSLIETARRVGMSCNSFSRQDNLYYTDSPEYRAITQKTLIECWKKGLIYLGKRVSNWCSDCKTTIADAEVEYEERETILVYIKFKIKQTNSDLIIATTRPELLASCKAIIVHPEDERYKNLHGLIAIVPIFNEEVPIIPHPAANIEFGTGAMMVCSFGDLSDIRLFRELKLKPKIIINPDGTLNENAGKFSGLKIEEARNAIIKELKEKGLILKEEKMIHSIPVCWRSHTPIEFIEMEEYYLKQLDFLNDLRKIIDEIKFYPPENKQILINWINSIQSDWPISRRRFYGTELPIWYCKNCGKAILPEPGKYYQPWKEDPPFDKCPYCNSNKGFIGETRTVDTWIDSSISSLYILKYGKDDEFFKNNHPCSLRPQGKEIVRTWLWYSLLRVYQLTNKPAFKEIWISGLMMDEKGEKMSKSKGNIIDPNPLFKKYGASAIRLWGAGEASLGSDLRFSEERIKAASKFIQKIWNIARFISQFPIPEKEYKINSTDKWILAELSNFIRKISDAYEKYDFQPVVYEARSFIWHIFADHYLEIVKKRAYNRNKEFPLEFQKGSWYTMHTILKNILLTLAPIEPFSTDAIWRVLYSKSESIHINKFPEIDPSWESDLLKLTQLIINFNSTIWKYKKEINVPLPTPIEEIYISESLEKILPKDLFEEIIKTHNIKKISFGIPKEIEKYASYQFKSSINGKEMIFELFFIK